The following is a genomic window from Nisaea sediminum.
TCCTTTCCTGCGTCGCCATTGCGTGTTCCCGTGACGCCGGAGACCCACTCCGGATGGTCCGTTTATTGCTTTTGCTCTTGCCTCCGCCCGGCGCCGCGCCGGGCCGCACCGGAAAGGTGAGAGCCGAACAGAATGTCGATCGTCTTCAATGCGGATTATCCCGGCACCGGGTTCGTCGCGTCCGAGCGGAGCGTGCAGTGGCACCTCGGGTTCGCGCCGGGTGCGGGGACGGCCGATATCGTCGAGACCCAGCTGTCAGGGGAGCGGATGATGCGCCGCTCCACGGACCGCGATCCGGCCGATGCCTCTCTCGAGAGGCCGGCCGAGATGGCGGGCACTCCCGATACCCAGGCCGCGATCCGCAAGCTGCTCGCCGTCTATGGCGAGGACGAGTCGCGCGACCATTTCGAGGTCAGAGGCTTGGAGCCGGCGGGACGAGTGGACAGTTTCGATCTCGCACTGATCGATCCGGTGCCGGAATCGGCGCCGCAAGCGATTCAGGCCGCTCCGCTTTCGGAGTTTTCGGCCATGCATGAAATGCCCGGCAATTCCATCATGAGCGCCGAGGACTTCCTCCTGCTCTGACGCATGGGTCAGTTCGCCCGGGCCTTCGGATCGGGAACGCGGCGCAGGGCCGGCGTCGAGGCTTTCTCGAATGTCCCGATATAGTCGCGGGTCAGCGGCACCGCCTCGATGTCCTTCGCCAGCTGGATCTGGAAGACCATGTGGCCCATGCGGCGGAAGGCGAGTTCCGAGCCGATCAGATACATCTCCCACATCCGGCAGAACCGCTCGTCATAGAGTTTCGCCATCTCATCCCAGTGCCGGTCGAAGCGTTCGCGCCAATGCCGCAGGGTCTCGGCGTAATGCAGGCGCAGGATCTCGATATCGGTTGCCCAGAGCCTCTCGCGCTCGATCGCCGGCAGCACTTCGGAAAGGGCGGGCGAATAGCCGCCGGGAAAGATGTAGCGGCGGATCCAGGGGTTTGTGACCCCCGGACCGTCATGCCGGCCGATCGAATGCAGCAATCCGACGCCGTCATCCTTCAGCAGAGTACGCACCTTGCCGAAGAACTCGCCGTAATGGCCGACCCCGACATGCTCGAACATGCCGACGGAGACGACCCGGTCGAACTGCTCCTCGAGCAGACGGTAGTCGCGCAGCACGAAGCGGACACGGTCCTCGAGACCGGCGGCACGGGCCCGCTCCATGGCGTATTTGTGCTGCTCGACCGAAAGGGTGACGCCGAGCACCTCGACATCGGCCATCCGGGCGAGCGCAAGCGCCAACCCGCCCCAGCCGCAGCCGATATCGAGCACCCGTTGACCCGGCTTCAGCAGAAGCTTTGCCGCGATATGGCGGATTTTCGCTTCCTGCGCGGCGTCCAGTCCCATCTTCGGGTGGGTGAAATAGGCGCAGGAATACTGTCTCTGCGGGTCGAGGAAACTGTCATAGAGCGCGTCGGAAAGGTCGTAGTGGTGCGCGACGTTTCGCCGGGCCCGGTGCAGCGGATTATGCTGCTGCATCCGGCGCAGCAGCGCCGCGCCGCCATCGATGATCCGCTGCAACGGATGCGCCGCCAGCCGGTCGAGATTGACCGCTGCGATGTCGACGAAATCGTAGAGCGTGCCTTCCTCGACCGTTAGTCGGCCGTCCATATAGGCTTCGCCGACCGCCATCGTCGGATGGAGACCGAGATGGAGGTCCGTTTTCCAGTCGTGAATTCTGAGAGTTACGTGTGGCGCCCCGGAACCGGCGGTCCGGCGCCGCCCGGACGGATCGATAACGGTTATCGATCCCGACTTCACCACCTGGGTCAGCAGCTTTGCAAAAAACATCAGACGCCCACCCCACCAACGGCGAAGGCGTAAACCGGAGCGCAGACGATCGCTCCGGCCTCGCGAT
Proteins encoded in this region:
- a CDS encoding SAM-dependent methyltransferase, coding for MFFAKLLTQVVKSGSITVIDPSGRRRTAGSGAPHVTLRIHDWKTDLHLGLHPTMAVGEAYMDGRLTVEEGTLYDFVDIAAVNLDRLAAHPLQRIIDGGAALLRRMQQHNPLHRARRNVAHHYDLSDALYDSFLDPQRQYSCAYFTHPKMGLDAAQEAKIRHIAAKLLLKPGQRVLDIGCGWGGLALALARMADVEVLGVTLSVEQHKYAMERARAAGLEDRVRFVLRDYRLLEEQFDRVVSVGMFEHVGVGHYGEFFGKVRTLLKDDGVGLLHSIGRHDGPGVTNPWIRRYIFPGGYSPALSEVLPAIERERLWATDIEILRLHYAETLRHWRERFDRHWDEMAKLYDERFCRMWEMYLIGSELAFRRMGHMVFQIQLAKDIEAVPLTRDYIGTFEKASTPALRRVPDPKARAN